The nucleotide window GCGACCCGGGCGGGAGCAGTTCGTTCCCGGTCACCAGTACCGCGACCCGCGGCCGGCGGCGCACGGGCAGTACGTTCACCCCCAGGGCGGCAGCCAGGGCGACATCTTGGGGGCGCAAAACGCGACCGGCGGGGAGCACCTCATGGTCTCGCGCTACGTCCTCGCCGATCGCAACAACGTTCTTCCCGGCGGCGAGCGGTGAGCGGGCGATCACCCGTCCGTCCGGTTGCAGTTGCGCGAACTCGGCCATCAGGACGGCGTCGGCCCCGTCGGGTACAGGGGCGCCGGTCGTGATCCGCACCGCCTCACCTGGCCCAATTGTTCCCGTGAACGGGCGGGCCGGGAACGCTTCGCCGGTCACCACCAAGGGGGCTGGCGCCTGCGTGTCGGCGGCACGAACGGCGAAGCCGTCCATTGCGGACTTGCGAAACGACGGAACATTGACAGGAGAAACAACAGGCTCGGCGAGCACCCGGCCCATCGTTTCGAGCAGCGGGACCGGTTCCGGCGACAGCGGCCGGAGGCGTGAATCGAGGAGTTCGAGAACGGCTCCCACGCTCGGGCGCTCGCGGAACCCCTTCATTCGCACGTCGTAGAAGGGCACTTTGTCTGTTTCGCTCATCAAAAGTCGGCTCCGGTGCCGGTGCGACCGGTGTAACCGATC belongs to Gemmata obscuriglobus and includes:
- the glp gene encoding gephyrin-like molybdotransferase Glp → MSETDKVPFYDVRMKGFRERPSVGAVLELLDSRLRPLSPEPVPLLETMGRVLAEPVVSPVNVPSFRKSAMDGFAVRAADTQAPAPLVVTGEAFPARPFTGTIGPGEAVRITTGAPVPDGADAVLMAEFAQLQPDGRVIARSPLAAGKNVVAIGEDVARDHEVLPAGRVLRPQDVALAAALGVNVLPVRRRPRVAVLVTGNELLPPGSLPDGFKTADSNSPMLAALVVRDGASVQPVRYVPDDFGITCDAVRAAAAEADVVLITGGTSVGVEDHVPRAVAELGELAVHGVALRPAGPTGIGFVARAAVFLLPGNPASCLCAYDLFAGRAIRQLGGRPRGLPYKSEEVRLMEQVQSAPGRTDFVRVARAGGGVAPVTGGAASLSASVRADGFILVPPERAALFPDEPVTLWLYDA